DNA from Anaerolineae bacterium:
GTCTCCACAATCGCATCGATCTGCTCGGAGATCGCTATCCGGATCTCTTCTGAATCAATCAACAGAATTTTGGGGATTCCAGAAGCAAGGTCTCTGCCTTTAACCTCTATTGTTTTCAGATTCTGCAAGTCAGGATATGCATTCCCGATAGTGGTTTTAATTGTCTCCGACGTTCTTTCACCGATCAACAGGTTATATTTCCTCTTTATATACTGAATAATCGCAGCATCCATCTTATCGCCGGCCACTCTGATCGATCTGCTGTAAACAATTCCTGCAAGAGAAATCACAGCAACTTCCGTTGTGCCGCCGCCAATATCAACGATCATATTACACGTTGGTTCAGTAATAGGAAGGCCAGCGCCTATTGCGGCCGCCATAGGCTCTTCAATAAGAAATACCTCACGAGCTCCTGCTGATTCAGCCGATTCTTTGACAGCACGCTTTTCAACCTGGGTGATTCCGGACGGCACTGCAATAATAATTCTTGGCCTGAGAAAAGTCCGCCTGTTGTGAACCTTGCGAATAAAATGCCGCAACATTGCTTCAGTCACTTCAAAGTCGGCAATAACTCCGTCACGCATAGGACGGATTGCCAATATATGGCCCGGCGTTCTTCCAAGCATATTTTTTGCTTCAGTGCCCACAGCCAAAACACGGTTTTTAGACCTCTGGTCTGTTCTTACCGCAACTACCGATGGCTCGCTTAGCACTACTCCTTTGCCTTTGACATAAACAAGGGTATTTGCGGTGCCAAGATCGATAGCAAGATCATTAGAAAATAAACCTAAAATTCCACTAAAAAAACCCATAACTCCTCATTTCCGCACACATAAAAAATATGTATGCAAATATTTATTTATATACTAATTTTTATTAATTTATCAAATATATTCTGCCATTACAAGCGAAATATCATTGGAATATACAATATGATGTATTTATGAAGTCATAATTTTAAAAGGCAATCCATAATTGCATTGTGGACTTTCGGCCTGAAAAACTTTATTTTATTATTTTCACGTGATGGGTGTACACGATTGGTCAAAAGTATAACAATAATATTCCGCTTAATGTCCATCCAGAAGGAAGTGCCTGTAAAGCCAAGATGCCCTACGCTCCTTTTTGAAAAAGAGTCTCCGCAACTTGGGTTAGCCGATGACGGGGTTTCAAATCCAAGCGCCTTGTCTGTTCCTTTTTGCTCCTTAAAAAAAGTGTGAAGAATATCTTTTTCAAACAGGTTGATTTGCTTGGTGCCGTAAAAATCCGACAACAGAGACGACAGAAGGATATAGAGGCTGCCGGCAGATCCAAAGAGGCCGGCATGCCCCGCGATACCTCCCATCATATAGGCATTTTCATCATGCACTACCCCCTCTAAAAGGATATTTCGCCAGGGAGATATTTCAGTAGCTGCAAATTCTTCTATAATCGGCCTTGAATCAAGACCTGCAAAAAACAGTCCCTTGTCTGAATCTATGCCGAGCGGCATGTATATCTCATCACCCACATAATGATCAAGACGTCTTCCAGTCACAGTTTCAACCACCCATCCAAGAATCATAAACCCAAGATCGCTGTATAACACCTTTTCCCCTGCGGGATGCAACATGGATTCTTTTACAAGAAGGCGCTTTAATGCCTTGCTTCTCGCATCCGGCGGGACCTTGCTTAGCTTATAATAATATTCACGATAAGCAGGAAGACCGGAATTATGGCACAAAAGAGATTTTATCTTTATCTGCCCCTTGTCTGTTTTTTTAAAACAGGGCAAGATTGATTCAAGTGTTTGCTCAAGACCAAGTTTGCGTTGTTGGACCAGCCTCATAACAGCCGGTGTTGTTGCAAGTGGTTTTGTAAGGGATGCCAGGTCAAAAATGGTATCCATGGTCATTTTACGTCTTGAGAAGATATTGGCATATCCATAAGCTTCAAAAAAAACTATTGAATCATTCCTTGCGACCAGGAGCACTGCTCCGGGAAAAACCTTCTCGGATATTGCATGCCTCATAAGGCTGTCAACTTGCTTGAGATTATCAGTCATTTGATATCCGTTATAATCTGCTGGCCCCTGAATACTGACCCCTGACCCCACACTAATTGAGTTTTTGCTCAATTAGTGTGTTGTTGCCGGTTCATGAAACAACAATAACTGCCTGTCTGTATCAAGAGTTGCATTAAGGCCGATCGGAATTGTAATATTATTTTTTCCATGCCCGACTTCAAAGCCGGCGAGCATTGGGATATTATCATCTTTGAAAATGTTATCCACAATCCCGAAAATTTTACCAACAGGACCACAATCTTTAAAAGAACCAAGAACAAGTCCCGCCAAGCCCTCGAAACACCCGGCAAGCTTCATATGGCTTAGCATCCTGTCAATTCGGTAACATGCTTCGCCCTTATCTTCCAGAAACAAAATATGCCCTTTAAACACAGGTTCAAAAGGTGTCCCGATAAGATGGCACAAAGTGGTAAGGTTGCCTCCTGCAACCGGACCTGAAGCTAAGCCATGCCTGATCGTTTTCCCTGTTTTTGGCATTATTGCAAGCCCGGCGTCTGATGAAACAGCGGCAAGCAATGCTTCCCTCGTCTTCCTGGAAGCATCGCCCAAACTTGTCACCATGGGCCCGTGAAAGACGACAAAACCGAACCTCGTGTATAACACCGACAGGATTGCGGATATATCGCTGAATCCAATAAAAATTTTCGGATTTTTCTTAATTGATTTAAAATTCAACAATGAAAGTATCCTCATAGAGCCGAACCCACCCCTTGCACAAATAATTGCCTTTATTTTCCTGTCGGCAAAAAAAGTGTTTATAAGGTTGGCCCTATGAATATCCGGCCCGGCAAGATACCCGTTTTTAATATGGATATCATCAGGGACAACTATGCTAAATCCCATAGCTTTTAGAACCACAACACCCCGGTCAAACTCTTTCCTGTCAAAAGAACCGGCCGGAGCAACTATTCCTATAGTATCTCCAGGCATTAGTCTGTCCGGTAATAATTGCGTATTTTCCCTGACACTCATCAGAAAATCCCTTAATCCCTTAATCCCCGAATTTTACCATATGATATATTGACATATAAGACTTAAAGAATTATACAGATAACATCTGTCGGGGCGTGGCGCAGACTGGTAGCGCACTTGAATGGGGTTCAAGGGGTCGGAGGTTCAAATCCTCTCGCCCCGACCAGAATATACCTTTTGCAAATCCATTATAAATTCTTCGAAACAACCGCCTCTTTTAAATATGTAAAGACAAAATACCCCTCTTTTGAGGCCTTTTCTTTGCCCGTTGCCACATGGTGCATCAGCTCAATTTCCCCCTTGTCAAGGCTGCTGATCTGCCTGTCAATAAGCTTCAGTAAATTATAGGTTAAGCTGTACATTACAACAGGGCCGAAAATATCTTCATTGTTTTTACCTTTGCTTAAAGCGCCGATAATATGGTGGTCGCCTGTTTTCATTGCCTTTGGCGGAGGGCTGTATCCGAGCAGTTCGGCAAACAGTGTAAGAGCTTCTATCACACCGTCAGCATCCGCTCTTTCCAGCGCTGCCGCGCCATCTTTCTCAATCTCCTCGATATCAGATTCATTATAGGAAAGGTCCAGCATATCAATGCATTCTTTCTGAATGGTTTTAACGGATCCCTCCCTTTTGCTGAGAACCACATCCTTATCATTTAATATCTTGATAATATTTCTTATATTAACCATTTCCTTGACAGTCGGACTTTTACGCAACACAACATCTTCGACCGTAGTATTGTAAACGGCAAGTCCATTATCAAGAACCAGAATCCTTTTCAGATCACCATTTTCCTGCAAAATATAGAGATCAAGATCACGCTCCTGTATTAATTGATAAGAACCCATTTCAAGAAGACTGCGCATTGTTTGCTTGTCAAGCTTGCGGCCGGTGTCAGGAGGCCCGATAGAATTAAGCACAATCTTTGTCGTTTTATCTATGTTTATCTTTTTCAAAAGATTTTCTTTAAAGGACATGCTTATCACCTCTTTTTTTCTGTGATCCCAGTGTGCTCTGTGATAAAAATTTAATACTTTTTTATAATTCCAGGCCATCAAAGTCAACTAATCAATTAATATAAGGTATAGACAGGATAAAATCAAATTACCGGTTGCTTATCATAAAGATTATGTATATATATTTTAAGTTAAGCATTTCGCTCAATTGAGGTGTTGCTACTCGGGTTCAGGGGAATAAAGGAATAAAATATGGATGATTATGCAAAGATAATATATAACGGCAAAACATATAAAGTCCCTGTTGTTGAAGGCTCGGAAGGGGAAAAGGCTATAGATATTTCCAGCCTTCGCCAAAAGACCGGTTTAATTACACTCGATCCTGGATTTTCCAACACCGGCAGCTGTATCAGTTCAATTACTTATTTAGATGGTGAAAAAGGGGTTCTGCGTTATCGCGGCATACCGGTTGAGCAGCTTGCCGAACAATCAAGCTTTACAGAAACTGCCTATCTTTTGATAAA
Protein-coding regions in this window:
- a CDS encoding rod shape-determining protein — protein: MGFFSGILGLFSNDLAIDLGTANTLVYVKGKGVVLSEPSVVAVRTDQRSKNRVLAVGTEAKNMLGRTPGHILAIRPMRDGVIADFEVTEAMLRHFIRKVHNRRTFLRPRIIIAVPSGITQVEKRAVKESAESAGAREVFLIEEPMAAAIGAGLPITEPTCNMIVDIGGGTTEVAVISLAGIVYSRSIRVAGDKMDAAIIQYIKRKYNLLIGERTSETIKTTIGNAYPDLQNLKTIEVKGRDLASGIPKILLIDSEEIRIAISEQIDAIVETIKIALEQTPPELAADIVDRGIVLTGGGALLKDLDKLIREETGLPITITDNPLLTVALGSGKAIDNIDMLRQVMII
- a CDS encoding serine hydrolase — encoded protein: MTDNLKQVDSLMRHAISEKVFPGAVLLVARNDSIVFFEAYGYANIFSRRKMTMDTIFDLASLTKPLATTPAVMRLVQQRKLGLEQTLESILPCFKKTDKGQIKIKSLLCHNSGLPAYREYYYKLSKVPPDARSKALKRLLVKESMLHPAGEKVLYSDLGFMILGWVVETVTGRRLDHYVGDEIYMPLGIDSDKGLFFAGLDSRPIIEEFAATEISPWRNILLEGVVHDENAYMMGGIAGHAGLFGSAGSLYILLSSLLSDFYGTKQINLFEKDILHTFFKEQKGTDKALGFETPSSANPSCGDSFSKRSVGHLGFTGTSFWMDIKRNIIVILLTNRVHPSRENNKIKFFRPKVHNAIMDCLLKL
- a CDS encoding LD-carboxypeptidase, which produces MSVRENTQLLPDRLMPGDTIGIVAPAGSFDRKEFDRGVVVLKAMGFSIVVPDDIHIKNGYLAGPDIHRANLINTFFADRKIKAIICARGGFGSMRILSLLNFKSIKKNPKIFIGFSDISAILSVLYTRFGFVVFHGPMVTSLGDASRKTREALLAAVSSDAGLAIMPKTGKTIRHGLASGPVAGGNLTTLCHLIGTPFEPVFKGHILFLEDKGEACYRIDRMLSHMKLAGCFEGLAGLVLGSFKDCGPVGKIFGIVDNIFKDDNIPMLAGFEVGHGKNNITIPIGLNATLDTDRQLLLFHEPATTH